The following are from one region of the Bacillus methanolicus MGA3 genome:
- a CDS encoding sugar phosphate nucleotidyltransferase — translation MRLVLLSGGSGKRLWPLSNDARSKQFLKVLENQNGKLQSMVQRVWGQLGNVGLADSAVIATSKSQVDLIQSQLGKDVPIIIEPMRRDTFPAIALASVYLYSIQGISLNEVVTVLPVDPYVEDQFFNRVKDLEGTVLISGADLALIGVEPTYPSAKYGYIVPVSKPSENDYFRVSHFTEKPSEEKAAELIEQGALWNCGVFAFKLDYIITLLKEKGIPIQYDELLKQYDKLPKISFDYEVVEKTEHIVVLPYDGYWKDLGTWNTLTEEMATTQIGKGVISASENTHLINELDIPVTVLGVSNAVVAVSPDGILVSDKAASPKIKDLVSDFEQRPMYEERRWGWYRVLDFTKFEDGREVITKRIGVKTGKNLSYQMHHHRNEVWTIIKGEGEFAFNGEIRRVKPGDVLEIPAGAKHGIKAITDLEFIEVQTGTQLIEEDIVRIYMTWEEVEENSYYLSK, via the coding sequence ATGAGACTAGTTCTTTTATCAGGTGGTTCTGGCAAACGTCTTTGGCCTTTATCAAACGATGCCCGCTCAAAGCAATTTTTAAAAGTTTTAGAGAATCAAAATGGTAAACTTCAGTCGATGGTCCAACGTGTCTGGGGGCAATTAGGAAATGTCGGCCTAGCTGACTCGGCTGTTATTGCAACAAGTAAATCTCAAGTCGATTTGATTCAAAGCCAATTAGGAAAAGATGTACCTATTATTATTGAGCCGATGCGCCGTGATACTTTTCCGGCGATTGCTTTAGCATCGGTATACTTATACAGCATTCAAGGTATTAGCTTAAACGAAGTAGTTACTGTACTGCCTGTTGACCCATATGTAGAAGATCAGTTTTTTAATAGAGTGAAAGATTTAGAGGGAACCGTACTAATAAGTGGTGCTGATTTAGCGTTAATCGGTGTAGAACCAACTTACCCATCTGCCAAGTACGGTTATATTGTTCCTGTATCTAAACCTAGCGAAAACGATTATTTCAGAGTTAGTCATTTTACAGAGAAACCATCGGAAGAAAAAGCAGCAGAATTAATTGAACAAGGCGCGCTTTGGAACTGCGGTGTGTTTGCGTTTAAGCTTGATTACATAATTACCTTGCTGAAAGAAAAAGGAATTCCAATTCAATATGATGAGTTATTAAAGCAGTATGATAAGTTACCAAAAATCAGCTTTGACTATGAGGTCGTAGAAAAGACAGAACATATTGTTGTATTGCCTTATGATGGTTATTGGAAAGATCTTGGGACATGGAATACGTTAACGGAAGAAATGGCAACAACTCAAATTGGTAAAGGTGTTATTTCAGCTTCGGAAAACACTCATTTAATTAATGAATTGGATATTCCGGTTACCGTATTAGGGGTATCTAATGCCGTTGTTGCGGTGAGTCCGGACGGAATTTTAGTTTCAGATAAAGCAGCAAGTCCAAAAATTAAGGATCTTGTAAGTGATTTCGAACAACGTCCAATGTATGAAGAGCGTCGCTGGGGTTGGTATCGTGTATTAGATTTTACAAAGTTTGAAGATGGAAGAGAAGTAATAACAAAACGAATAGGTGTTAAAACAGGTAAAAACTTAAGCTATCAAATGCATCATCATCGTAATGAAGTGTGGACCATCATTAAAGGTGAAGGGGAATTTGCTTTTAATGGAGAAATTCGTCGCGTGAAGCCGGGCGATGTTCTTGAAATTCCTGCCGGTGCTAAGCATGGAATTAAAGCGATTACTGATTTAGAGTTCATTGAAGTGCAAACAGGAACACAATTAATTGAGGAAGATATTGTTCGTATTTATATGACCTGGGAAGAAGTAGAAGAAAATAGTTATTATTTAAGTAAGTAA